The DNA window AGGAGTTCATTCACTGGGTGGAGCTGCTGCCGGACACTCAGACTCCATCATGGCTGGGTTTGCCGAGTAACGCAGAGAAGGTCCTGCTCACGACTCAGGGTATGAGCGTCACTGCAATGGGCCGTTTACTCATTAACCTTCCTGTCTTCATCTCTCTCTGTTTCGAGGTCATTCTGTCAGTTTCCACAGGCCTTCATCACTCGACTCTTCCTCATCTGTTTGGGACGGAACACACACCTGCTCGAGTGTGTGTGCTGTAATCGGGCCGCACACACCGGAGCGGGTGTCCTTCTGATCCTCAGCCTCCAGGAGCTGTATTTCACTGCCGTCATGTCACCGTCCATCACCTCCACCCTTTGCTTTCTGTTTGTTGTGATGCTGTTTCTCGTCCTTCGGTTCAGTTCAGTCCCGCTGGAGCGCATGTCGTCCTCAGCACTGCCCTTGTGTCCGCCTGTAGCTGGACTTGCCATCGTTTTCAGCAAACCCGTCATACGGCTGGTTGCTAATTTGACTCTACAACTATAACTCTTCGATTTCAGTAGATTAACttttaaagcattagttcactttcaaattaaaatttcctgataatttactctcctccatgtcatccaagatgttcatgtctttctttcttcagtcgaaaagaaatgaaggaaatcttggatgacatggagcagagtaaattatcaggaaattttaatttgaaagtgaactaatcctttaaaaatgaAACCGCAAAAATAAAGTGCTTAATTATTGTTTACCCAACCAGCACAACAAGCATAACACTTTATTCACACCAAATAAGTTTCATTCATGATGTTTTCCTGATTAAATAAACATCATTTATTAGACCGTGGCAAGTCTTCCAGTCTCTTCCGTCAGGTTTTCAGCACTCAAACCTCCTTATTAACAACACAATGCTTGAACGTTTAAGTTTGTCCAACTGTTAATTTGATGTCCCTCCTTCACTTCCTGTGGGCTGTCTCCCTCCCGTACCTCACTTCCTCCTCCCGCTCAGGCATTGACATGATGGGAAAGCTGTTGAAAATGCAGATGTTGGAGGATGAGGACGATCTGGCCTACGAGACGGAGAAGAAGCAGCGCACGACCTCGTCGTCTGACGCGCAGCCGGCCTGGATGAGGACGCTTCACACCACCGCCCGCAACTGGCTGCTGCTCATCCCCGAGGCCGTCAATCCACTCAAACGCACCGTGGAGAACATCAAGGTATGCTGGGAAACGCCACGAGCCTCAGGTTTACCCTGATCAcactccatcagtgtcgactccggtttgaacaatgttaggctgaacactttcctcattttggctgcgtgagattctccagctttgttgttgttgagctgttaaagctccgccctcttctggagcagcagctcatttgcatttaaagggacacacacaaaaacggtgtgtttttgctcacacccaaatatttgacaagctataataaatgatctgtgggggattttgagctgaaacttcacacacacattctggagacaccagagactgatattacatcttgtgaaaggtcCCCTTTTAAGAAAATATAGTTACAAATTATGCAATCAACAGTGTCCAGATTGATGAAGCGTGTGTTCCTCCGCAGGACCCTCTGTTCCGCTTCTTCGAGCGCGAGGTGAAGATGGGCTTGCGGATGCTGCAGGACGTGCGTCAGGACCTGACGGATGTGGTGCATGTGTGTGAGGGCAAGAAGAAGCAGACCAATGTCCTGCGCACCCTCATCAACGACCTGGTCAGAGGTACTGCGGCTCTGACCCCTGACCCCTCTAACTTCACACGGCCGTGTGTCGTCCCTAAAGCCGCTGTCGTGTTTCCACAGGCATTCTGCCTCGCAGCTGGTGTCGCTACACCGTCCCGGCGGCCATGACCGTCATCCAGTGGGTCGCAGACTTCAGCGAGAGGATCAAACAGCTGCAGCAGATCTCGCAGGGAGCGGCCAGCGGCGGCGCTAAAGAGCTCAAGGTGCCGTCACGCATTCTGcggcacacacaaacacagaaattaaagcagctttacagtgataaatgTTGCATTAACTTCAAaaaatgatgttcttcctcagtgtttctgtcttgttttctaaacattattaaatcaagatacatttactggagaagagaaatgacttcagtcttgttttctgaaaaaggCATCAATTTGaagaacaagaacaaatttattgttttccctttgaattaagtgtattttttttactccattggcagatatttgttcttgttcttcattttgttgtctttttcagaataaatgtatcttgatttcaGAATGTTtggatatttgtgctggaaaacgagACCGtaacactgaggaagaacatcattttATTGTGTGATCAGaaggaataataataaatataactgcgagcagcaattatcAGGGTTCAAATGTTTTAAGGCCTATGCGTAAAAaagtattatatttatttagcaagcatgtgaCTGATTTTATTCAGATCGAGCGAAAAACCTAGAACTACTTTGCAAAGATTTTCCATAATGGCGAAtatttaatgaacgatttgattgacagcagtgtttcttgaggcaaagttgttcagtatgaagagatctatcaaatgatatgaaACACCACATGATTACAGAGGCGTAAAACTcataagcgccacctagtggcgaTTTTTCAAAATTCTCACGGACCCTGAGAACATGCTTactgagtttcgttccgatcggcctcgtTAACCTTGTCTAGTAGTCGTCTAATTATTTCATATTCTAGTGGTTGGGAGCAgaagtttgttttttgtaaaatgaatgaaaagtaATGGAGATTTGTAGTTAGTTGTATTTTGAAAGGGTTGCTGAATAAACTCATTGTGTTTCTCCCTACATGTTTACGTTTATAGAGCATATTGACATGTTCCCTGCATTATAAAGTCCGTAGCGAACGTGACCGATGAAATGTCTCTTGCTCTCTTCAGAACATCCACGTGAACCTGGGCAGTCTGTTTGTGCCGGAGGCGTACATCACGGCCACGCGTCAGTACGTGGCGCAGGTCAACAGCTGGTCTCTGGAGGAGCTCTGTCTGGAGGTCAACGTCACGTCCGCGCAGGGGTCGGCGCTGGACGCCTGCAGCTTCGGCATCAAAGGTGAGAGCGAGTCCTGCGCGAGAAGCGCTCCGTCTGAAGCGTGCGTTCGCTGACCTCTGTCTGTCCGCAGGTCTGAAGCTGCAGGGAGCCACGTGTGCCAACAACAAGCTCTCGCTGTCCACCACCATCTCCACCGAACTGCCGCTGACGCAGCTGCGCTGGATGAAGCAGAGCAACAGCGAGAAGAGGAACATGGTCAGTGTGACGCTCCTCAGACGCTGCTCAGAGCTCCTGTCGTTCTTCCTCCTCACTCACGgtgtcttcctctctctgcaggTCACGCTGCCCGTCTATCTGAACTTCACGCGCGCCGATCTCATTTTCACCGTTGATTTTGACATCGCCACCAAGGAGGACCCGCATCACTTCTACGAGCGCGGCGTCGCCGTCCTCTGCACCGAGTAGAAGACGTTCGGCACTCTCTTATCTTTATTAATCACTCCTGCTAGTGTAGTCAGCTGATCCGTGTGTAGTAAATCATAACTGTGTCTTTTTCTGGGACGAGATTAGAAAGTCAGAAGCATGTTGGATGACGGAGGTTTTAGTGGAGAGGATGGGAACTGTTTTTTTTAGATGGAAAAATGGAAGTTGATATGAAGTTTTGCATGATTGGTGGTTTTCAATAAAGTTCAAATATTACTCAAGTGTATTTTGTGTCTGTGGGATCCTTTAACATGTGAATTCAGAAGTCAAGTGAGATTTAGACGGGCGAAGCTCTCTCAGGACCTCGAAGtcatttataaacatattaacacACTCATAGCCTGTGTGGGTCATTCTGCACGaccaaacacattaaaaaagcatttaagtCTTCACATTTTAGATGTTCACTAAGATCCTTGTTTCATCTGTTGAATcgaacaatatttaaaatatcagtgagattaatatatataaaatcatcatttattggGTACTTTCAGTTGGGAGGAGTCTGTCCTGAACCCTGACCCCTAAATTTACACCTgtgaaaatattgaaataatttttgctattttttccatttgtttttaaaaatatattttagatttttttttttttttaagttgttaaaaaatttattttatttttaaatcataaaactttgtttaaaaaaaaaaaaaaatgtccctcATGTTCATGTCACTACCGgaacagtgtgtgtttgagtcatTGATCTGAGACTGATTTTAACACACTTCTACATTTCTGATCAGGAGATATTCCTGTGTTCCTCCTCTCACAGCAGATAGATCATCATTCTGAGTTAAATGTGTTCAGAAGTCTGAAAATCTGTGTGGAGCTTTAAAGAACGTCACTTAACAAACACCTTTTTCTGCaattaaacaaacttttatggcTGTTATTccataaaatgtagtttttatgtgtgttcAACTGTGTTAGATGACCATGTGCTGATCATCATCTTTGAGCGGCTCAAAAGTGTCTGAAACAGTCATTACTGAAACATGACATTGTTCTGGTAGTGACAAAAGTGAACGcataatcatttatttgggGGAAATAAACTAAATTTTAGTACAGTTGCACATCATtagtgttttaatgttttaatatggGAGTTAAATTGTGTCATGTGATGTGGTCACTACCAACACATTACTGTCACTACTGAAACTGCATCATGAGTGAAACATGGGATGATTTAtcagaaataaagtatactgAATGATCAGCTCagatgttattatagtgtttgttCAGTGTTTATTCAAAATAATGAATCCTTCAATTTGAAATCAGTTTGATAAACTTgaattcaaaatacaacaaatctcataaattacacttgaaatattgttttaaaaaaatatatttacaagaaATGTGAACAAAATCTTAATAGGTCAATGTGaccttattaaattatttattgtgTTTCAGTAGTGACAAATTTGAGCAGAtgaaaaatattccaaaactttctgagacaatatgagaattaactgTATAATTACTAGAAATGTGTAGCTTTGATATTAtacaatttacattcatacaaaattggttgaaaaagactcatatacatataaaacatataaacaatataaaatgtttgaaaaatgcaTCAAGCTCTTCAGTTAACCATGATTCACGCTGAAGGAACTAATGGAGTAACTCCAAGTGAAGGTCAGTCTTGAAGACTCCTCCAGCTGTAAGGGTTCGAGTCAATGACCTTTTAGATCTCCACTTGAACTTCTCAGTGAGAGACCGCTGTGCCTGACTGCCTTCAGCGCCACCTTGTGTCCGGATCCGACATATCAGCTCTCCCCAAACCATACAAATATAGCTTACTATATaatgcatacaaaaacacattagtgAACAAAACTAAATGAAGATTATTTCTTACTAAATAAAAGAGTAATTGAACATCAATTACTCATTGGGCTCATGAAGGACACCTGATGTCAAAGGTCACATCAGCAGCACTGCGTCCAGAGAGATCTGGAGGACAAACATCAAGAGTTTTCCAGTATCTGATTGATTACAGGTTCAGCTGTGATGctttaaacacacaaaacagAGAGACTTTAATTTTCACCAAGACAAACTGTGCAGTAATGACCGATGCTGGACTTTAGTTTAGTCTGATGAACGAGCATTCAAACGAACATGAGCGATCTACAAACATCAACATCATTAATAGACTGCTTCATACGACACTTCCTCTTTGAATCTCTAGAGATTTTGaatgcaaaaataatgaatgactGCACTCGCCTTCAGACAAACCCCGCCTGATCTCCAGACAGCATCATTCATCATGACATcagacagaaacacacacagtcagaaATCATGAAGTTTAGGTTCATTAGTCATAATTTATTATTGAAATAACTTTGGCTTCAACAGGAATGAAGGAAGAACTCGATTATCGTCTCGCTCAACAcctgcactctctctctctctctttgagtGACTCTTTCCAAACAACTAAATAAGGAAACAAAACCTTCTCGGTGAACATGAGGTCCGTCTCAGGCCTCGTTCAGACCTCCATGTCACTGATGCACTGCCGCTTCCTCCTCATCCCGTCCTCCACCTCGCCCGACGGAGGAAAGAACTTCCTCTTGGAGAAGGCCGCATGTAGAGCCGGGCCGTCTGGAGATCCTGACGGGATCCTGAGCGTCTCCGGAGCGGACGGCACCGCAGGAGAGCTGAGGCCGGATCTGCTGTTGAACCCGGAGTCCGACAGATCCGGTTTTACACTCATCACAGACCAGCAGTCCTGGTTACACACCTCCGAGTCGCTGGATGACCTCATCTGGACGTCTGGATCGTCCATCCGTGTCCCAGCTCTCCTCGTCTGAGGGGCGACGGAGGATCTACGACCGGTTCCTTTGATCCGAAGACCACCGTGTCTTTGCTTCTTTACACCGTCATCAGAAGAACCGGAGTCTTCAGAACTTCCATCGTAGGGATCCAGACACTGAAGATCAGAAGAGATGGGAACATTTACAGCCTCGAGAGGACTTCAAATAAGACAAATCGGTTCAGATGCAGTGAGTTTTGGGTTTACCTGCTGGTAGTTTTTCTGGAGTTTCTCAGGAGCTTCCCGGTTCTCCGGAGCGCTGCTTTCACAACCCTGACAGGAGAGATGATGGAGTCAGAAGTCTTTAAGGCCACAGAAGAGTCTGCGGTTAATCTGGTCAGAAATACCTTGCTGCTGACATCAGACCATCTGGGGTTAGTGTCGGATTCAGAGTCCGAACTCGAATCTACTTTACACATCTCCTGACAGAAGAACACAAACATTAAAgatagatatttttttaaatgttcatgCAGTAATGCAACATTGT is part of the Chanodichthys erythropterus isolate Z2021 chromosome 18, ASM2448905v1, whole genome shotgun sequence genome and encodes:
- the LOC137006231 gene encoding uncharacterized protein, translating into MRFTGMEELINTVQSDVVGRLAFKYMEMCKVDSSSDSESDTNPRWSDVSSKGCESSAPENREAPEKLQKNYQQCLDPYDGSSEDSGSSDDGVKKQRHGGLRIKGTGRRSSVAPQTRRAGTRMDDPDVQMRSSSDSEVCNQDCWSVMSVKPDLSDSGFNSRSGLSSPAVPSAPETLRIPSGSPDGPALHAAFSKRKFFPPSGEVEDGMRRKRQCISDMEV